In Synechococcus sp. PCC 6312, the sequence TATTCAGCGCATGATGAGCCATTTCCGCATGGAGTTGTTTTGACCAGGTGCGCGGTGTATTGGTGTTAATCCAAACTCCATGCCGCTGCAGGGCCTGGCGGGATATTTCATGGATAGCAGCCTCGTAACCGTCATCGGACTGAGGTGAGAACTGATAGCTATCTTTCCGTAATTTACTGAGATTATCTTGAGAGAATTTTGCCGCTGCTGCATTCACTGCTCCACCGACAAACGGTTTCAACGGCTCAGGTGCCAGCATCTTTACCCCTTCCCCGGCCAATGTCCCAAACCCTTTTGAGGCAAAGTCCTCTAACTTCCACTGACTGGCCTCGCCTTGCTTCACCTTGTAGGCGTGTTTGGCCGCTGCATGAAGTCCAGAACCTAACGCCGCTGCAATCCCCATTCGTACCAAATTAGGGAGGTGGGAATGAGTGGCTAAGGCATGGTCAATGATGGCCTGGCTGGCATAATTAGTTGACCCATTAGCCACAATCATCGGCACATCTCTCAGAGCTTTCTTGGTCTGATAAACGATGTTGTGCAAGACATGGCGGCCCGCTGCTTCGGAGTTATTGCGGATTTGGTGGATGTGATGAACTAAATGCTCTGGTACTTCTTCCAGGCCAGTGCCGACCGCTGCCATTGCATCATTGGTTAAGTCAAATTGGGGCTTGGCTTGATGTGGGGCTGGTGCTTTGGGCGTAACCGTGTGGTGTGGTGCAAACTCAGATAATCGATCCCCAATCCAATGCCCAATGCTACTCTCAGCCCAACTTGCTGCTGCCCCGGTTGCTCCCCCTTTAATTGCGGTTAAGCCATATTGGGCCGCAGGAGTATTCAGGACTTGTTTAGCCCCATCCCGTATTTCATCAATCTTTTGCCGGGCCGCCTCCCACGACACCGCCTTAACTAATGCTCGTTGGCCTGGGTCAAAGTAGTAATAATGACCGCCAATCTCAATTACAGAGTCGCAGTAAACAGTTTTTCCTAACCAGGTTGATGTTTCCTGGCTCCCTAAAACAACCTTCCTGAGCCGTTGGGTGCGCTTAATTTGGCCTGGGTAAGCAACCTTATCCAATGCAAAATTATCAGTATCAAGCCGATAAATTGCAGAGCCAATTCTATACAATGTTTCAGTCATAATAACTACTCATTTTCTTTTCATTTTATCGTGTAAGTTAATATTAGTTTGAGCTAAAGAAATCCTGGTTAGTCACTTCCCAGGCCAGATACAGCATTAGTTTTGAGATTGACTAGATGGTTCTGATGTGGGTTGAGAAAACCTGACCATGCAATTCAATCTATAGGCAAGCCGATCCAATTCGCTAACAGCCGCCAAGATGGGGCCTGGTGCTTCCGGTTCATTGAGAGTGGTGTAAAAGTGCAAGCCCAAAGCTAATAGCTCAATGGAGCCTTGGATGCTTTCAAGTTCTTCTTTCATAGATTTTCCTCTTGGTTGGTGGTGAATAGTGGCCTGGTTAGTCACCTCCCAAGGCCTGGAGCATTAAATGGTGGCCAACTCCTCTAAGAGAGTGGCTTTATCTTTGCGGGAATACTTAGTAATGCCTTTGGACTTGGCGAGATGACGTAATTCTCGAATCCCTAACCCTTCATAGGAATCAAGGGGATTGGATGGAGTAGAAATCACATCCGCTTCGATCACATCCAGGCCTGGGGCGAGATAACCCGCAATGGAAACCGGAGCTAAACGGGGAAAGGAGATGACTTGATTCGCTGTGGACTGGGATTGAACGTTGACTTCACCCTCCCAAGGGTCAGCTAAACCGGGAATAGTTAATCCGGCAGTTTGGGGCTGACAGGCTTTAATTTCTTCCGCAACCCAATCAATCCAAGGCTGCACGACTTTACGAGTTGCTTTACCCGCCTCATAACTGACCTGGGCAGCTTCACGGGTTAATGTCCCTAACGCAATGGTGAATCGGGCTAAGGAAACAACTAATTGAACAGAGTCAAAAAAGACATCAATCGTGGCAATAGCCAACTCTTTCTGTGTGGCGTTCATGACTAAAATCCTTTGAATGTTTGTGCTGTAGCGGCATCCATTTCCTGAAAAGGGGGCGGATGAACCCCATCGAGAATGCTTTACTGCCTTTCGCAAGTGGCCTGGCTACCAGCTTTGGGGGCATCGAGGCGGTGTTCTGTTCCTCTTGACTTAAAGATAGCACCGTTAACGGTGATTTAATCCCTTAAAGTCATTGGACTTTTGCCCAAAAAGTACATTCTGCTATTGAATCCAATCAATCCTTGTTAACCGTGATAGTCTGAGATTAACTATTGAGTAATGAGCAATGCCTAATCCTCACCCTATTCAGACACCAGCCCTTAAAGCCAAACAGTTCAAACGACAAGATAATACGACTGAGCCATTAGCCGATAAGGTAGTAGCGGTTAGGCTGCCAGTTCGGGCGTATCGGTTAGTGCGGGCCATACCTAAACGGGGGGCCTGGTTGCGGCGGGTGATTGTCGAAGCCCTAGAGCGAGAATTTGATTTGCTGATGAAAATTGATGAGCAGGAGTAGAGCTATGCAAACGGTTCAGACCTTATACGAGACAGACTACGCCGATTGGGTAGCGGATACCGTTAGGCGATTAAAGGCGGGTGACTTTGCGGGCCTGGATATGGCGGCATTGATTGAGGAGGTGGAGAGTTTGGGGATTTCTCAGCGTCATGCTCTTAGTAGCCAATGGATACGGGTGGTGAAGCATCTCCTTAAGCTAGAAGCACAGCCCCAGGCTACGGACTATCACAATAGTTGGGTATCGAGTGTTGTAGAGGGATTAAGTCGGCTTGAACGCTCACTCAAAGACTCACCCAGTTTGAAAGGCTATTTACGGTCTAGTGAATCAGAATGGTACGCCCAGGCGGTGAAACAAGCCTCAGCAGAAACCAGATTGCCCCAGGCCCAGTTCCCCGATTCTTGCCCCTATGATGTGGTGGCCTTGATTGATGGCGATTATCCTGAATCGTTGCGCTATTTCTTTGTGATTGAGTAGTCCCAGTCCCTAGGTGGCTATTTGTCGTAGAGATACAACCCCAGGCCAAACTTGGCACAGGCCCTACGGAATGCCATACTCTCAGCGTTAGATGATGGATCCCCATAGCTTGAACAATCCAGTGACTCAGTGCCAGAAGCGCAGCGAACAATCAACCCATCACTGCAAGGAATGGAGAGGCTGCCGACCATAAACAAGGCTTTGGCGGTAGTCTCAAGTTTGGTAATTTCCCAGGCCCAGCCGGGGCAGTATTTATCAAGAATCCGGTTGGCCACATACCAAGGGATGTAGAGAATGTCGTTCCCTTTGAGCTTTTTAGTGGCTAAAAGACTCTTAGGCAAGGGGCGAGACAAAGCGGTTTGAATTTGTTTCAGTGACCATTCTCCAGGCCTGGATGGCGGTTCTAACTTGTCATCAGTGGCAGTAGAGACAACGGCACTCTTGACGGTTACGGGGGCGGCAGCGGGTGTGGGTGAGTTGACTTGTTGAATCACGAAGATGTCGTGATGCAGTTTATTTTTGTCATCGTACCGGGGGCGCAATTCGCAAATATCCCCGACCATGTAAAGGCTTGAATCCTCAGAACTGATGTTCTTCCAGATTTTGCCATTGGGGTTATCGTCATCGGCAATGCTTAAATCCCGGAATAGGATACCGACATAATGGCTATCCCCATACTTAGACGGTTTAGGCTCACCGATATAGGCGACACGGGCCTGAATGGGGGCGGTGGCTACGGTTGCGTTCATTGTCATTTCTCCATTGGTTAAGCGGGGGATTGAGGCTCCCCCAGGCCTGGTAATTACTGTGGGCAATCTTCTAAAACTTCAGGTGGGGCGGCACATTCTAAACAATCCCAATACTCAGGTTCATGGACATCAGTAAAGCCAAACAGTTCACGGTCTAAATCAGTTTTAGAATGGTCATTATCCTGTTGTTCACAAAGGTTATTGATGTATTGAGAGTAAGTCATTTCTTGTCATTATTCCTATCTAATTTTAACGTTAATTACTGTTAGTTGAGAGAGACTAGAAGCCTCCCCCTAATTGATTCTTAGCCATTAATGTAGTCGGCTAATGAGGTAAAGCCGAGATGGTTTAAGACAGCGTAGCCATGCTTACAGACTCCTTTCCCCATTGCCGTATATTGGGCGATGTAGTCATCACAAGCACAGGTGAAATTCTGGTTAATAATCACCACATCGTAGGCTGTTCCTTTCGTTTCATTCCGTACTTTGTAGGCATTGGGAACAAACAAGTTTTGAGTAACGGTTAAAGATTTAGCTCCGGCTTTGCGAAAATCTACAAACATTTGCTTGAAAGCAGCTTTAGAAACGAAGCGGGATAATTTAACACCGTGGAGATAAACCACATTGGCCCAGATTTCAATGACGAGATTAGAAAACCGTTTGCCCAAGATACGGGCGGCATTAGCCGCGGTATAGATGAGATTTGATACCTTGCGAGTGGTCATAATTAAAAAGCTCCCAGAGAGTGTGAGAGGCGGTTACTTGGCGGTGCTTGCCTCTCTCTATTTCTATTATAACCCGTTATAACGGGATAAAATTGATTGAATAATAAGAATGTATCCCGTTATAACAGGATGTATATAAGATAGGTTAATGAATCCCGTTATATCCGGCTATATGCCGTTATAATCTTGGCTATATCTTGAGATGTAACCATGAAGCGAAAAGGGAGTATTGGCGGTAATCCTAATCCGGTTCAAACCCCGGAGTTTTTAGCAAAGCAATTCCCACCTGCTCCAGATGTTCCGCCTACTGTGAAGCTAGGTGAGCCGATTTGTGTGGCCGTGCCATTGCCGATTGATGCTGAAATCCGGCGGCTTAAGAATCGCTCTATATGGCTTCGTAGAGTCATTATCGAGGCGGCACAGCGTGAACTTATGGGCAATGCTCCCCAGGCCGGTCTGGAGGATGCCAAGCCTGGCCTGGATGATCCTATTTTGGGAACAACTACCAAGCCTGGTGCAGCCGAAGTGAAACCTAAGCGGCGGGTCAGGAAACCCAAGGAAGCCTAAACATGGAATCTTACATTTGCCAAACTGGACAAATGCTTAAGCTCCTTGGCAGACATTTTGGTTTTGATGGGGCAATGAAGTTAACAGCAGACTTTCTTAAGGCGAACGCCAAAAATCCCGGTGGATGGAAAATCAGGGGGTTTGTAATAGCTTTCTGTGATGAGCGAAATCAAAAGAGAAATCCTGGTGAACAACTCTGGTACAAAATCAGCATTGCTCCTGAATGTAGTGATGATGATAAGCAGAAATGCCGAATAATACTTAAGCAAAATGTTGATGCCTTGGAGGGGAAGTCAGGCATACAGAGGGTTCCAGGGGGGGGAGGTAATCAAGAAACATCACAACAAACTCACTATAAATATGAAGGATTAGACCTCAGATCGCCCGCAGAATTAGCCATAGCTCAGGAGTTAGATAAATATGGCGTTTCATATTTTGCCAATGCAAGAGGGCATTTTGTGGGTTCTACTGGGCAGATTCAAACAAGAGAGGTGGACTTTTTGGTTATCTGCCAGGGGCAGATGCGGATTTTAGAGGTTGATGGCTCTGAATTTCACCAGAATGCAGCCAAGGATTATGCACGAGATCGCTTACTTGATTTGAACGGGCTGCGAACTACCCGCTTTACTGCCAATGAGTGCATCAATTCACCATCAATGGTGGTTACTGAGTTTTTAAGTTTGTTTGGAGGGTTTGTGCAGCGTCCACTGACAAAAGAAGATGGCGCAATCATAGATGCCATTGCTTTCTGACCCATGAAAGAAAAAAAATTCCAGGTGAGGGCCTGGTAAATGTTCAAATCTAATTTTGAGAGAATAAGAGGGAAATGTCTTGGCAACGCAAAGTATGATCGACATTCCAAATGATGGTGGTGATTTTCAATTGATTACAATTCCTTACATTGGGAAGCTGCCACGCCAATGGTCAATCAGGGTAGAAACGGTAGAACAGTGGGCTGTTTACCATGATATTCGGTCGCATTTCACAGACATTGGATTAGGACTAAAAGCCTATTTCAGCGGTTCTCCAAAACCTAAATTTGCAGATCAACTGCTTATTGAAAAGGAGCTTGATTACTATTTGAGTCTCTATAACCTCATTTGGTTTGGCTGGGAACAAATCGAAGCAGGCCTGGAAGACCGACAACTCCGATTTGGAACCCTATTATGCCTGGTAGATGAGAATACCTTATGGGGAACTGAATCAGGGTTAGTAGAACCTTTACCAGATAGTCCGGGTGGGATGTTACGTCTAATCCTGAAGTGGGAGTGCATTGAAAAGTTTGAACCCTATCTCACCAAAAGGGTTGTGAACACCAATGCGATCACCGGACTAAACCTGAAAGAGTCAAGCAAAATTCTACGAGGAAATCTCGGGCAAGAACCACTCGAAGGTTTTAGCAGCAAATCAGCCCAAGCAAAAGCGCGATATACACGCCTCTACGCCCAAGATGCACTGAATCGATCAGGCTGTCAGCATTTCGTGACGTTCCTAGAGCAATGTATCCAAAAACGTTGCAGGGGAAATAACACCTTGCGCCGGAAACTCAAGCAGTTCCAAGTTGTGCGGCAGCAAAAGGTAAAGACCATCGCCAAACTAGCCAATGCTTCGTTACAAAAATCTTCTAAAACCATTTGAGAGAATAATGCACTATGCCGTATTGTGGTTATGCGACTTCAATGGCCTGGCAAAAAGCCAAATTTTTTGGGAAATTTGCCCGATCAAAAAAGTCATAAAATTGCCAAAATCGGGGCTAAAACCCTTACCCTGTATAGGTTATGACTCGATTTGCTTTTACTGATCTGGGTGAATTAATTTGAAATTAAGGCCCCAGACCAAACCCTAAAAATTTAACCCCTTCTGCTCAAAATCTTTGGTCGGACAAGAGCAAAAGAGGTTTCAAATTTTAATTGAGCGCGGTGGAGCGCGCACTTATGATTATTGATGTTTCGGCCCCCAACTGTCAAGAAAATTCCCGTAAATCCTCACCTGGAACGGGTTTCAACATTCAGAATTTTTCCAAGGAAATAACGAATCGGCCCCACTCCAGGACTGGGGGACGGTTCATCCACTTCCGAAAAGGGGAATGTCCCATTTGCGGGGGCCAACATAAAAGTTGTCGCGCCAAGGACAATTTAATCTTTTGTCGGTCTGGAAACCCGGCCCCGAACGGATTGAGGTTGGTGGGGCCCGATAAAAACAATTTATTTTTCGTGTACGCCCCAGGCCAGGCCAGTGATTTTGACCGCGAGGCCTGGGAACGGCGGAAACAAGAACGGGAAGCGGCCCAGGCCCAACAACGGCTTGAGGCTATGCCAGTGGCGGAACGGGATCGACTTTACCGAAAATTACCAGGCCACGGACAACTGACCCAAAGGCACCACCAAGAACTATCAAAACGCCGGATCACACCGGAAATGCTCGATTTTGCAGTGAAGCAAGGATGGCTCCAAACCTGGAATCGAGGAACAAAGGTCAATTTCCCATGCGACAACTTGCCTGGGGTTCTGAACGGTAAAACGCTTGGGGCTGATGGCATTGCGATTGCAGCCCTATCTCCAAACGGACATATTTCTGGCTACCAGATCTCTCCAGACAACAAGAGCTATGGCAAATATAAATGGCTCAGTTCAGCCTCTAAAGGTGGCCCAGGCCCGCAGCTCTCCAATGGAAATCTACCCTTAGCAATTTGGCGACATCCAGATCACAGCGGCCCAGTCAAAATAATCTTGACCGAGGGATTTCTTAAGTCACTACTGACTGCCCTTCAATATTGGTTTGAACGGGGCGAAACGAATGTGGTGGTGATCGGGACAGCCTCTAGTGGTCTTTTTAAAGGACTACGAGAGGTATTAACTGAATTTGAAGTTGAAGGCATTACACTCTGCCCTGACAGTGGATCTCTTTGGAATAATAATCTTCTCAAAAACTACAGGGATGCTAAAGAGCAGTGCCGCAATTACAATTTCAATTTGGCCTGGTGGGGACAGGTTACCAAGGGTGATGGGGATATTGATGAGATCCGGACTGAAACCACCATCGAATATCTGACTTGGGAGCAGTTCAAAGCCCTATCCCGCAAGCGTTCTGGTGAAAACTGGCTCCAGGCCATTGTCAAAAAACTTGAGACAAAATTATCACGCAAGCAACAGGCCCAGTCCCTAAAACAAAAATTAGGAGATCCACCGGCCCCTGATTTTGATTTGGAATATCAAGAAGGCCAACGGCCCCAGGCCTGGCAACAAGCGGTGAAGTCTGATTACAAATATATCTTGGATGTTTCCGGCACTGGAACCAGTAAATCTCATACAGCCGGACAATGCCATCCTGATGATTTTGATGCGAACCAATTATTTTATATTTCAAATCAACATCGAAACGTAACAACCGAAACCCTTGAAAATTGGGCCGATTTAGAAGCGCGGCACAATGGTTTAATTTGGGAAAAAACACCCAATAATGATAAGCGGTTGCGGCGAGCTAAAGATGGTGAAATTCCCAACATTCCGGCCAACTGCAATCGAACTGAACTAATTAGTTCCCTACGTTCTAAAAATGTAGATGGAGCAGATACGGCCGCTCTAATTTGTGGCAGTTGCCCTTTATCTGGGGCCTGTCGCAACGCAGAGGGGCCAAACTTTGGATATCTTCATCAAAGGCGTGTAACGCTTGCCCGGAAACGGTTAAGAGCGCATCCTGACGGTCTCCCTAATCCAATGGATTACGATTTTCCTAAATCGGTTTTGATTTGGGACGAACCCGGAGAATCATTCACGATCAAAAATGATATTAAAGTTGATGAAAATGATGTAAAAGCAATTTTAATGGAGTTGATTGATCATCCTGAAATTTTGATGAAAATCCAACCAATTTTATCCATTTTGGGCAGCTATTTATCTGGCAATCAAAAAACTGGATATTTTGGACTTGAAGACGCGGAAGTTCGCAAACTATTTGAGAATATTGAGATCACCCCAGGCCTGATCGAAAAGCTGGAGCAAGTATTAGCCCCTGATTTGAGATTTTTAAATGAAATCGCTGAGGGGGTGGAAATTTCCGATCTTCCCCAATTCCTACGCAAAAAATTCACACCAAAAGATTCGGTTGGTGCGGATCAGATTGACAAATGCGTGATCAAACAATGGCTTTCCCAATTCCTCAGAATCCTTGTGGGGTGTGAGCTTGGAGCATTTTCAATCAACCGGAAAATCTTAACAATTTCAACATTAGATGACCGTCACCGCCAGGTGGTGCAAACAGCCCAGT encodes:
- a CDS encoding DUF29 domain-containing protein, with product MQTVQTLYETDYADWVADTVRRLKAGDFAGLDMAALIEEVESLGISQRHALSSQWIRVVKHLLKLEAQPQATDYHNSWVSSVVEGLSRLERSLKDSPSLKGYLRSSESEWYAQAVKQASAETRLPQAQFPDSCPYDVVALIDGDYPESLRYFFVIE
- a CDS encoding DUF559 domain-containing protein; the protein is MESYICQTGQMLKLLGRHFGFDGAMKLTADFLKANAKNPGGWKIRGFVIAFCDERNQKRNPGEQLWYKISIAPECSDDDKQKCRIILKQNVDALEGKSGIQRVPGGGGNQETSQQTHYKYEGLDLRSPAELAIAQELDKYGVSYFANARGHFVGSTGQIQTREVDFLVICQGQMRILEVDGSEFHQNAAKDYARDRLLDLNGLRTTRFTANECINSPSMVVTEFLSLFGGFVQRPLTKEDGAIIDAIAF